One region of Cyanobium sp. M30B3 genomic DNA includes:
- a CDS encoding PipX family protein, whose protein sequence is MTKERYLNHPTFGMLYRVAPVAEGRDLYATLYAQRIFFVVSLQPRGASFEVVPLMDARHYAEQNLARARREGSDVHAHWRQLFDQTFI, encoded by the coding sequence GTGACGAAGGAGCGCTATCTCAACCACCCCACATTCGGCATGCTGTACCGGGTGGCTCCGGTGGCTGAGGGTCGCGATCTCTACGCCACCCTCTATGCCCAGCGCATCTTTTTCGTGGTGAGCCTTCAGCCGCGGGGAGCGAGCTTCGAAGTGGTGCCCCTGATGGATGCCCGGCATTACGCCGAGCAGAATCTGGCCAGGGCCCGCCGCGAGGGCTCCGACGTCCACGCCCACTGGCGCCAGCTGTTTGACCAGACCTTCATCTGA